Proteins co-encoded in one Flavivirga eckloniae genomic window:
- a CDS encoding SRPBCC family protein, with translation MPDHTKQIDTQDIMNYKKELEVNASAEQVFSALNEGLNTWWGNITNSEFKTDGQFTINFDPGYWWTFKIMEYTPNHELVWKCVDGEPDFNKEWIGHVLHWEIEETNGKSLINFHQIGLTPQLHCYEICSTT, from the coding sequence ATGCCTGATCACACGAAACAAATAGATACACAGGATATCATGAACTACAAAAAGGAGTTAGAGGTAAATGCCAGTGCCGAACAAGTGTTTTCTGCATTAAATGAAGGACTCAACACCTGGTGGGGAAACATAACCAACTCTGAGTTTAAAACGGACGGTCAATTCACTATTAATTTTGACCCTGGTTATTGGTGGACTTTTAAAATTATGGAATATACTCCAAACCATGAATTGGTTTGGAAATGTGTTGATGGCGAACCTGATTTTAATAAGGAATGGATAGGCCATGTATTGCATTGGGAAATTGAAGAAACTAACGGTAAAAGTTTAATCAATTTTCATCAGATTGGCCTTACCCCACAGCTTCATTGCTATGAAATTTGTTCAACTACATGA
- the trxA gene encoding thioredoxin, giving the protein MALEITDATFEETVLKSDKPVMVDFWAAWCGPCRMVGPIIEEISGEYDGKAVVGKVDVDANQEFAAKYGVRNIPTVLVFKDGEVVNRQVGVAPKNTYTEAIDSLL; this is encoded by the coding sequence ATGGCATTAGAAATAACAGATGCAACATTTGAGGAAACTGTGTTAAAAAGTGATAAACCGGTAATGGTTGATTTTTGGGCAGCTTGGTGTGGACCTTGTAGAATGGTTGGACCAATTATAGAAGAAATTAGTGGTGAATACGATGGTAAAGCTGTTGTTGGTAAGGTAGATGTAGATGCAAATCAGGAATTTGCAGCAAAATACGGCGTACGTAATATCCCTACTGTTTTGGTTTTTAAAGATGGAGAAGTTGTAAACAGACAAGTTGGTGTTGCACCAAAAAACACATACACAGAAGCGATAGATTCGTTATTGTAA
- a CDS encoding DUF58 domain-containing protein, translating into MNLQAELNKAEGFKNLELLAKQVVEGFIAGMHKSPFHGFSAEFAEHKIYNQGESTRHIDWKLYAKTDKLYTKRYDDETNLRCHIIIDNSSSMHYPKMDTFSIDNLNKIAFSALASACLMQILKKQRDAVGLSIYSNDYDYYAPEKGSERHHQMLLNHLSDAVVSKSLNKETETYKYLHEIAEKIHRRSMIFLFTDMFQTSENEAKLFEALRHLKYNKHEVILFHVFDKEKELAFDFDNKPKRFIDVETGEYINLYADNIKDSYSKSVSRYFDALRLKCAQYKIKYVEADINKGFNNILTTYMMERQKFV; encoded by the coding sequence ATGAACTTACAAGCAGAACTTAATAAAGCCGAAGGTTTTAAAAATCTGGAATTACTTGCAAAACAAGTAGTAGAAGGCTTTATTGCTGGAATGCATAAAAGTCCGTTTCATGGTTTTTCGGCAGAATTTGCTGAACATAAAATTTACAATCAGGGAGAAAGCACGCGCCATATCGATTGGAAACTATATGCTAAAACAGATAAGCTTTACACGAAGCGCTATGATGATGAGACTAATTTACGTTGTCATATCATTATAGATAATAGTAGTTCGATGCATTACCCAAAAATGGATACATTTTCAATCGATAATCTAAATAAAATAGCATTTTCGGCTTTGGCTTCAGCATGCTTAATGCAAATCCTTAAAAAACAACGGGACGCTGTTGGTTTAAGTATTTATAGTAATGATTATGATTATTATGCGCCGGAAAAAGGTAGTGAGCGCCATCATCAAATGCTATTAAATCATTTAAGTGATGCCGTAGTTTCTAAATCTTTAAATAAAGAAACCGAAACATATAAATATTTACATGAAATAGCAGAGAAGATTCATAGACGATCTATGATATTCTTGTTTACCGATATGTTTCAAACCTCAGAAAACGAGGCAAAGTTGTTTGAAGCCTTACGCCATTTAAAATATAACAAGCATGAAGTCATCCTATTTCATGTGTTTGATAAAGAAAAGGAGTTAGCTTTTGATTTTGATAATAAACCAAAACGTTTTATTGATGTTGAAACAGGGGAGTATATTAATTTATATGCCGATAACATAAAAGACAGTTATAGTAAATCTGTAAGTCGTTATTTTGATGCTTTACGATTAAAGTGTGCGCAATACAAGATAAAATATGTAGAAGCAGATATTAATAAAGGTTTTAATAATATTCTGACTACGTATATGATGGAGCGTCAAAAATTTGTTTAG
- a CDS encoding ClpP family protease, producing MSEQIKMQNVIDSKLIEERKVFLWGQVDDDSAKHVIERLMYLDALETKDIHLYVNSPGGYVTSGFAIYDCMKSLKSDVSTICTGFAASMGSLILSAGEKGKRYIQPHARVMIHQPSGGARGQASDIEITAKEIIITKELSAQILADNCGQAFDKIMKDFNRDHWMGADESVAYGIVDGVLK from the coding sequence ATGAGCGAACAAATAAAAATGCAAAATGTTATCGATAGCAAATTAATAGAAGAACGCAAAGTGTTTTTGTGGGGTCAAGTAGATGACGATTCTGCAAAGCACGTTATTGAGCGTTTAATGTATTTAGATGCTTTAGAAACTAAGGATATTCATTTATATGTTAATAGTCCTGGAGGGTATGTAACTTCTGGTTTTGCTATTTACGATTGCATGAAGTCACTTAAAAGCGATGTGTCTACAATATGTACAGGATTTGCAGCATCTATGGGATCATTAATACTATCTGCAGGTGAAAAAGGTAAGCGTTATATACAACCACATGCCCGTGTTATGATTCATCAACCAAGTGGAGGTGCCCGTGGCCAAGCCAGTGATATTGAAATTACGGCAAAAGAGATTATAATTACGAAGGAATTAAGTGCACAGATCTTGGCTGATAATTGTGGACAGGCTTTCGATAAAATTATGAAGGATTTTAATCGCGACCATTGGATGGGAGCAGACGAGTCTGTTGCTTATGGTATTGTTGATGGTGTTTTAAAATAA
- a CDS encoding SRPBCC family protein, with protein MNDVIKKERVFNHSIDKVWNAISKAEEISAWFIQADFKAEKGYKYTFTAEPNEKGCTIISGEVKESNPYKLVYTWVVAEMKTETTVTWELESIEGGTKLYLEHSGISNYEGETAVKMFESFNGGWNNCIEGLTGYLKELVDAG; from the coding sequence ATGAATGATGTTATTAAAAAAGAAAGAGTATTCAATCACTCCATAGACAAAGTATGGAACGCCATTTCTAAAGCCGAAGAAATATCTGCCTGGTTTATTCAAGCCGATTTTAAAGCTGAAAAGGGCTATAAATACACGTTTACCGCGGAACCTAATGAAAAAGGTTGCACAATAATTAGTGGAGAGGTTAAAGAATCCAATCCCTACAAATTGGTTTATACCTGGGTAGTAGCCGAAATGAAAACAGAAACTACCGTAACATGGGAATTAGAATCTATTGAAGGAGGCACCAAATTATATCTGGAACATTCTGGCATTTCAAATTACGAAGGCGAAACAGCTGTAAAAATGTTTGAGAGCTTTAATGGTGGTTGGAATAATTGTATAGAAGGACTAACCGGATACTTAAAAGAATTAGTCGATGCAGGATAA
- a CDS encoding ArsR/SmtB family transcription factor: MQDKITKLFKAIADPTRRDIFHALVIATSALSITQISSQFDISRQGITKHIKTLEEAGLVNINADGRERFCYANAKPLKEINKWVQFYSQFWDNSLQDLEHYLNNSKDA; the protein is encoded by the coding sequence ATGCAGGATAAGATAACAAAACTATTTAAGGCCATTGCAGACCCAACAAGGCGTGATATTTTTCACGCCTTGGTCATAGCAACTTCGGCCTTATCTATTACACAAATATCAAGTCAGTTTGATATTAGCAGACAAGGTATTACTAAACACATCAAAACACTGGAAGAAGCCGGCTTAGTTAATATTAATGCTGATGGACGTGAGCGCTTTTGTTACGCTAATGCAAAACCATTAAAAGAAATTAACAAATGGGTTCAATTTTACTCACAATTCTGGGATAACTCATTACAAGACCTGGAACACTATTTAAACAATTCAAAAGATGCCTGA